The Candidatus Binataceae bacterium genomic interval GACAATGCCGTAGGCTTTGGCCTGCTCTGCGGTCATGATGAAATCGCGTTCCACGTCTTTTTCGATCCGTTCAAGCGGCTGGCCAGTGTGGAACGAAAGAAGCTTATTGAGGGAATCGCGGGTGCGCAGAATCTCGCGAGCGTGGATATCGATGTCCGTTGCCTGGCCCGAGAGGCCGGACATCCAGGGTTGGTGAATCAGAACTCTGGAATTCGGCAAGGCATACCGCTTCTTCGGAGTGCCCGAAACAAGAAGCAAAGCCGCAATCGAGGCGGACTGGCCGATGCAGTAAGTGACCACGTCGGGCCGAACGAACTGCATCGTGTCATAAATCGCCATTCCCGCGGAAATCGACCCGCCCGGCGAGTTGATGTACACCGAGATGTCGCGCTCAGGGTCTTCGGATTCGAGGAACAGCAATTGAGCGGTGACAAGGTTGGCGACATGGTCGTCGATTGGCGTGCCGATGAAAATGATGTGGTCTTTCAGCAGCCGGGAGTAAATATCGTACGCTCGTTCGCCCCGGTTGGTCTGTTCAACCACCATCGGTACGAGCGTTGTGGCACGCGGACTTGCGTCGTCAGTATGTCTCATTAGGAATTTGTTTGCGCGCTGAGGACCCCGAACCAGCTTTTACTTTTCACTCTTGGCCGTCGTCTCGATTCGGGAATTGCGGTAGAGCCACTCGATCGTTTTGTCGCTACGCAACTTCGATTTCATCCTATCGAGCGCTCCCTGCTTTGTCAAGCGAGCCCGAATCGCAGTTGCTGATTCGC includes:
- a CDS encoding ATP-dependent Clp protease proteolytic subunit, yielding MRHTDDASPRATTLVPMVVEQTNRGERAYDIYSRLLKDHIIFIGTPIDDHVANLVTAQLLFLESEDPERDISVYINSPGGSISAGMAIYDTMQFVRPDVVTYCIGQSASIAALLLVSGTPKKRYALPNSRVLIHQPWMSGLSGQATDIDIHAREILRTRDSLNKLLSFHTGQPLERIEKDVERDFIMTAEQAKAYGIV